The genomic window AGAGGGTGCGAACCTGTTCGACGAAGACGGCACGCCCGGCTTCGACGAGGACCGCCTCGCGGAGTTCTGGGACTCCGCCTCGGCCGCCCGCGAGGGCGGTGAGTTCGTTCCCCAGCAGCGGATCGCGGAGGTGCAGCCGCTCACGGCCTTCGACAGTGCGCTCAGCGCGAGCGACGCGACCTGGGACAACACCGGCGCAGGCTTCCTCGCGAACCTCGGGGAGGGCTACGAGATCCAGCTGATCGCTCCCCCGCTCTCGGTGAAGGAGGGACAGGACCTCTACCTCAAGGCGTCGCAGATGTACTCGATCGCCGCGAACTCCGAGCACCCGGCCGCGGCGGCCACGCTGATCGACTTCCTCATCAACTCTCCTGAGTCCGGCGAGATCTTCGGCACCAACCGCGGTCTGCCGGCCTCGGAGACGGCACGCGAGGCCGCCGATCTCGACGAGCTGAGCCAGACGATCGCCGACTACGAGGCATCCATCGCCGACCGTCTCGGCGACGCTCCGCCGGTGCCGATCGTCGGCTACGGCTCGCTGCACGAGAAGTTCCGGGAACTCGGCGAGGAGCTGAACTTCGGCACGATCTCGGTGGACGATGCGGTCGCGCAGTTCTTCGCCGAGATGGACGTCGTCGTCAGCAGCCAGTAGTCCACGCGATGCGGAGGCCGGCCGCCACGGCCGGTCTCCGCTCCCGTTCGTCACCGACCCGGAGGACCCTCGCGTGCCCACGTCCGATCCGCTTCCCGATCCCCTCGACCGCGCGCCGGCATCCCGGCCGTCGCTCGGCATCCAGGGTCCCGTCGTCGCCTTCCACGACCCGTGGGCGGGCGACGCCTCGGACGCCGTCATGCGCACGGGCACCGGCATCCCGATCGCCTCGCAGGATCCCGCGCCGACGCCCCGGGAGTTCGTGTCGGCGCTGCACGAGCTCGGCGCGGACTTCTACGTCCATCACGTCATCCCGCCCGTCGACGACCACGCCGCCCTGCTGCGAGACCTCGACGAGGCCGGAATCGACGTCGTGCTGGGCAACGAGTACGGCAACATCAACGGTCCCTACGTCGACGGCACCAACCGGTTCGACCTGTCCGCGCAACTGGTTCGGGATGCGGCGGCCTCAGGCCGGCTCGCCGGCGTGCTGTACGACGAGCCCGAGCACCTGCAGATCCACGCCGAGCAGTACCGGCGGGACGCGCACCTGCCGCATTTCGGCCAGACCGCGGGGCTCGACGCGGAGGATGCGATCGGCGTCATCGACGCCGCGGTGCGGGCCATCGTGCGAGACGTCGACGCGGCGACGGCGCAGGGCGGGGGCGCTCCGGTGCCCGTGCTCGCCGAGCAGGTGTTCCCGGTCATGTTCCACACGCTCGCGCGGGCGGGGATGACTCCGGCGCCGAAGGTCATGAAGGAGTCGTTCCAGCCGCTGCAGCTGGGCACCGCCCTCGGTGCGGCGGTGCAGTACGACCGCGAGCTGTGGATCTGCGCCGACCTGTGGGGCCCCGACATCGGGCCGTGGCTCACCCGCGCCCCCGGATTCCCCGGCCACTCGCCCGCGGAGTTCGCCTCGGCCCTCCGCCTCGCCTACCTCTTCGGACCCACACGGCTGTTCGTCGAGAACATCGACGTGCTGGTGCGCCACCGCGCATCGGGTGCGTTCGAGCGCACCGCCCATGGGGAGGTGTGGCGCGAGTTCGTCCACGACTTCGTGCCGCGGCATCCGCTCCACTGGAGCCACCGCGATGCGCGTGCCGACATCGCACTCGTCCACGCCGACGACAGCGACTTCGGGCGCGGCCACCGGCCGTTCGGCAACCGCGACGCGACCGCTCCCGCCACATCGCGCAGCGTCTTCGCCGCGTGGCACGCGCTGAGTCACGGGCAGCTCCCCGACCATGGCAGCTGCCTGCACATCCCGGGATACGAGTTCCCGCGCCATGAGCTGGACGCGGTCCCGCGGTCGCAGTTCCCGCTCGAGACGGGAGCCGCCGCGCAGACGCACCTCCACGGCCTTTTCCAGGCGTCGCGAAGCGTTCTCGTGTTCGACGAGCACGTGCGATCCGATCAGCTCGCGGGCGCCGGACTCGTCGTCGTCGCCGGCAGCCGGCTTCCCCCCGCCACACGGCACGCGCTCCGGGCACGGGCGCAGGCCGGAGCGACCGTGCTCATCGCCGACTGGCTCTGCGGCGGGGAGTACCCGGCGACCGAGCGCGTCGGCGACGGGAGCTGGGTCGTGTACGAGAGCTTCGACGACCCCGACGCGGAAGAGGCGATCGCCGCCCACGCGGGCTCTCCCGACGTGTGGACCCAGCGCTTCGGCGATGCGGAGCTGCGCATCCGCGCCGCGAGCGCGGGCGGTGAGACGCTCGAGTTCGAGATCGCGCACGCCTCCGTCCCCGGGTGAGTTGACTCCGGCATCCGATGTTCCGCTTGCAATTGGTCAACCGGTTTGCCACAATTGACGCGAATCACCTCGATCGCCGTCGACGAGCAGGAGTCACTGTGGACCAGAACCAGAACACCGCGGAAGCGCCGACCGTCGCGCGCTCGACCATCCGCAAGGTGTCCATCCGCCTCGTGCCGTTCGTGGCGCTGATGTTCTTCATCAACTACCTCGACCGCACTGCGATCGGGTTCGCCGCCCCCAACGGCATGAACGACGACCTCGCACTGAGCGCCGCGCAGTTCGGCTTCGCATCGGGCGTCTTCTTCATCGGCTACATCCTGCTCGAGGTGCCGTCGAACCTTGCTCTGCACAAGTTCGGCGCCCGGCGCTGGCTGTCGCGCATCATGGTCAGCTGGGGCATCGTCGCGCTGCTGTTCACCTGGGTGCAGAACTTCGAGCAGCTGGTCGTGCTCCGCTTCCTCCTCGGCGTCGCCGAGGCCGGGTTCTTCCCCGGCGCGATCCTGTTCCTCAGCCTCTGGGTGCCCGCGCAGTACCGCGGCCGCATCCTCATGCTCTTCTACCTGGCCCAGCCCCTCACGACGGTGATCGGTGCGCCGCTCGCCGGCTGGCTCATCCAGCAGAACGAGGTGTTCTTCGGCCTCGAGGGCTGGCGGTTCATGTTCTTCGGCGTCGCCATCCCGGCCATCGTCGTCGGCGTCATCGCGTGGTTCTACCTCAAGGACAAGCCGACCGACGCCAAGTGGCTCACCCGCGAAGAGCAGGTCTGGCTCACCGATGCCCTCGACCGCGAGAAGGCCGCCACGCAGAAGAAGGAGCACGGCCACGTCTCGGCCCGCTTCGCCTTCAAGAGCGGTCGCGTGTGGGTGCTGTCGTTCATCTACTTCGGCTTCATCTACGGCCTCTACGCGCTGGCCTTCTTCCTCCCCACGATCATCGAGGGCTTCCAGGAGCAGACCGGCCAGACCTTCGACGTGTTCCAGAAGGGCCTCATCACGGCCATCCCGTACCTGCCGGCCGCGATCATCATGTACTTCTGGTCGCGGGATGCCTCCAAGCGCGGCCTCAAGACCTGGCACATCGCGATCCCCGCGCTCGCCGGCGCCGTCAGCATCCCGCTCGCCCTGTTCGCGGGCTCCCCCGCCGCGACCATCGCGGTCATCACGATCACCGCATCGGCGATCTTCGCGGCACTCCCGAACTTCTGGACGCTCCCCACCCGCTTCCTGACCGGCGCCGCCGCGGCTGCCGGAGTCGCGCTCATCAACACGATCGGCAACCTCGCCGGGTTCTCGGCGCCGTTCATCACGGGCGCCGTGCGCGACTGGACCGGCGGCTACGAGATCCCGATGTTCATCGTCGGCTTCGTCATGCTCGTGTCGGCGGTGCTGATGGTGCTGCTCGCCCGCAGCAACCGCATCAACCCGGTCACCGTCGACGACGCGGCCGCCGACGACGTGCCCACGGTGGACGCGGCCGTCCTCGGTGCGGCTGCCGACCCGAAGGGCGACGCGCGATGACCCGACTGTGGAACGAGCCGGCGGACTTCGCCGACGAGATGATCGACGGCTTCGTCGCGGCCAACGCACGCTACGTGCGCCGTGTCCCGGGTGGCGTCGTGCGCAGCACCGCATCGCCTGCGGGCCAGGTCGCGGTCGTGATCGGCGGCGGCTCGGGCCACTACCCCGCCTTCGGCGGACTCGTCGGCCCCGGCCTCGCGCACGGCGCGGCGATGGGCAACCTCTTCGCCTCGCCGTCGACGCAGCAGGTGTTCTCGGTCGCCAGGGCGGCCGACAACGGCGGGGGCGTGTTCTTCAGCTACGGCAACTACGCCGGCGACGTGCTGAACTTCGACGCCGCGCAGGAGCGCCTGCGCGCCGAGGGCATCGCGTGCGAGACCGTCACGGTGACCGACGACATCTTCAGCGCGACGGCGGACGAGAAGCACAAGCGCCGCGGCATCGCCGGCGACCTCACCGTGTTCCGCATCGCCGGAGCCGCGGCGGCTGCCGGCGCGGACCTCGCGGAGGTGGCGCGCCTGGCACGTCACGCCAACGAGCGCACGCGATCGTTCGGCGTCGCCTTCACCGGCTGCACGCTGCCCGGCGCCGAGCAGCCACTGTTCTCCGTGCCCGAGGGCCGGATGGCGATCGGCCTCGGCATCCATGGGGAACCCGGCATCGACGAGACCGACATCCCCACGGCCGACGGCCTGGCGGAGCTGCTCGTCGAGAAGCTCCTCGCCGAGGTGCCGGATGGGGTCGACGCGGTCCGGGGGGCCCGCGTCGTCCCCATCCTCAACGGACTCGGCTCGCTCAAGTACGAGGAGATGTTCGTCGTCTACCGACGCATCGCAGAGCTGCTCATCGACGCGGGTCTCGAGCTCGTCGACCCGCATGTCGGCGAGTACTGCACGAGCTTCGACATGGCCGGCACCTCGCTCACCCTGTTCTGGCTCGACGACCAG from Microbacterium sp. ProA8 includes these protein-coding regions:
- a CDS encoding dihydroxyacetone kinase family protein, whose translation is MTRLWNEPADFADEMIDGFVAANARYVRRVPGGVVRSTASPAGQVAVVIGGGSGHYPAFGGLVGPGLAHGAAMGNLFASPSTQQVFSVARAADNGGGVFFSYGNYAGDVLNFDAAQERLRAEGIACETVTVTDDIFSATADEKHKRRGIAGDLTVFRIAGAAAAAGADLAEVARLARHANERTRSFGVAFTGCTLPGAEQPLFSVPEGRMAIGLGIHGEPGIDETDIPTADGLAELLVEKLLAEVPDGVDAVRGARVVPILNGLGSLKYEEMFVVYRRIAELLIDAGLELVDPHVGEYCTSFDMAGTSLTLFWLDDQLATLWQTPVDTPAYRRGSVAPQERTDAAASAAAVADVIEPGDEASRSAAETVLAAVRTIAETVDAHVDELGRLDAIAGDGDHGIGMQRGSRAALTAAATAADAGAGARTTLARAADAWADKAGGTSGALWGVILNAIAAKLGDEGRPDAAAVAAGVAAASRGVTDYGKAEVGDKTLVDALVPFTSTLTQAVDAGASLTDAWRTAADAATRAAAATADLLPRMGRARAHGQNSVGTPDPGAISLALIVTAVGELLAARNSPKENAHA
- a CDS encoding MFS transporter — its product is MDQNQNTAEAPTVARSTIRKVSIRLVPFVALMFFINYLDRTAIGFAAPNGMNDDLALSAAQFGFASGVFFIGYILLEVPSNLALHKFGARRWLSRIMVSWGIVALLFTWVQNFEQLVVLRFLLGVAEAGFFPGAILFLSLWVPAQYRGRILMLFYLAQPLTTVIGAPLAGWLIQQNEVFFGLEGWRFMFFGVAIPAIVVGVIAWFYLKDKPTDAKWLTREEQVWLTDALDREKAATQKKEHGHVSARFAFKSGRVWVLSFIYFGFIYGLYALAFFLPTIIEGFQEQTGQTFDVFQKGLITAIPYLPAAIIMYFWSRDASKRGLKTWHIAIPALAGAVSIPLALFAGSPAATIAVITITASAIFAALPNFWTLPTRFLTGAAAAAGVALINTIGNLAGFSAPFITGAVRDWTGGYEIPMFIVGFVMLVSAVLMVLLARSNRINPVTVDDAAADDVPTVDAAVLGAAADPKGDAR